The Rosa chinensis cultivar Old Blush chromosome 7, RchiOBHm-V2, whole genome shotgun sequence DNA segment atttagtgggtagttattgcagagagaaaatagtgagAGATAAAATTGGAGGTTGTGGgataatttcttttcaattttcttaataaaatctattttataattgtcctatttacccttgtgatttaatttgttatcaaagttttttaatctttcagggttaaatctgtcaaaattttcagttttggctaacaaagcctcttctcttaataatagtatagataaagactaaatcttacaaataaggacaatgtgttctccacttgccacatgttatgagttaatttacttttttctcttaactacttcttttaaaTTCTAATCTCTTTACAATGATTAAATTTTATAAATAATGACAAcatgctctccacttgccacatttcatgattttattttttatctttaaccttttttttttaacttttatgttacattttttttttgaattctaaaaaaacaaaatgttacttcttttttttaaataatcaatttatgttaatttttttctgagaacaatccgtttatgttactttttcttttttttttaagaacaaCCCGTTTatattactctttttttttctttttcttttttctgagaataatctctttatgttaatttttttcttctgagaaCAATCCGTttattttactctttttttcttgagaataatccatttatgttacttcacaaaacctcactctcctactactctTATCTCATCGCCTtatcctgctactacactcatACTTgttcagttctgctactgcactcgtgatcgcctaatcctgctactgcactcgtccaatcatGCTACTACACTCATACTTgttcagttctgctactgcactcgtgatcgcctaatcctgctactgcactcgtccaatcatGCTActacactcatactcgtccagttctgctactgcactcgtcatcgcctaatcctgctactgcactcgtccaatcctgctactgcactcgctgcactcatactcgtccagttctgctactcgtGTTATGTTAATGCAcccgtcatcgcctaatcctgctactgcacttgtccaatcctgctactgcacttgctGCATTTATACTCGTCCAATTCTGttactgcacttgtacttgtGTTCTCCTACTGCACCTGTCAtcatctaatcctgctactgcactcatattcgtccaattctgctactgcacttgtattcATGTTCtgcaacattttctttttcttaataacAGTTCTGCATGTGGTATCCAATAGCTTAATAATAGTTTTTAGTTTGATAAATGAAGTAGCAATGGGATATTGGGTGCAGACACGCACAATGATACATAAAAATAGATAAAACTCAGTTCACCAAATAATAGCTAGTCATTGATCTTATGTAATATCCAGCTATGATTTTTGCAACGGAAATAAATCCACCATAGTTACTAATACTAGGACAAATATGCCTCCGATTTCTAATACAAGGTCGAATCAGTCTGGCTCTTGCCCTAGGAATACTACGAACCTATATGATACAATATCTTATAAAAATACGAGTATGAAAGAGCTGTAAATTTGGATGTTTGAAACTTAACCCCTCATATTGGTTACaattaggcctcgtttggttcgcggaaaggaaagtagttcctttgtctttcccatgggaagggaaatgaactttccgaagaactttccattccgatgtttggtaatgtaaggaaagttatgcggaaagttgttaaaaagtatgtaattaatggaataaaataatatgttgtgagtaataaatgcaaggaaagaaggggggaaagtgattcctttggaGTATGGAATGAACCATTTTCCCCCctattttcctttgcttcaggaaagtatttcctttccttttgcatcccaaacacaggaaaggaacagctttcctttcctgatgcttactttccgcgaaccaaacgaggccttacaGCTACGAAATCACGAATTGAAAATCTCAAACAAGCACAAAGCCAAATCACTAACTGCTAAAATCACCTACCTAATCATCAACATCAGAGAACCCAGCAACCATCAAGACCTCTACAAATTTAGCAATGCTAAAAAAACTTCAAATCAATCAAAACCTAACAAGCAAATAAatccaaaatataataaaatgaAATCAAGATAAGGCGGTGGAGGAGTAAAGCCAAAccactccctccctccctccccgacGGATCGCCGATTTCCGTTGACGACTTGTTCCAGGATGGCCAGATCTGCCCAGTATATTTGATTTTCAACCAAGATCTCCTCTTCGCAGACGCCTATGACGGTGATTCTTCCCACCAAAAATAGGCTTTTTCTTCTTCGTCTCTAAGGCCGCCACTGAAGAAGCTCTTCTTCAAAGACCGCAACGCACCGTCAATGTTTGACTCTGAATTCGATGAGCACGAAGCTCCCGGAGGAACCTAATGTGAGTGGTCCAAAAACGCCGAGGAGGGAAATTATGATTTTACAACAACAAGGatttgaagaaggagaagggtgCTTTTGGGTCTAGGTCAATCTTCTTCTTGGGATCTGGCTAATCCTGAGTTGCAGAGGAATAAGAAAAAGCCCGTAaataggagaggaagaagaaaatgccCGTAAATAGGAGTCAGTGGCAATATCCGTAAATTATGATGAAACTcgagcattttggtcattttgcATTAAATTTGGGAGTCTGGCTTGCATTATTTGACTTTTGGGCCTGGACAgctgtccttatttgtataaatctatTTGAAAGTAGGTTTTTTgtatttacatctttggtcatgtgttactatgtaattttctaaaatttttaaTAAAACCACAGACTCACTTGACATGTCTATCTCACTAATTGTGGTGACAAAATTTAAAAATGTCATGTGCCTTCATTGAATTTATACAAATAACAAGTTGCGATTAGATGATTGACTAAACTAATAATCCGTCTACCCTATAGAGCATGGTCTCCGAAATTGGTCTTTCCGACCACGTTTGCATTATGTTACTGTGAAGTCGTTTCCCTCAACAGCGTTTTCCACTTGCACACGAAAAACCAAATAATGTGTCATGTTTGTTAGGCATATTGCAAGACATAGTTTTTGGTAATTTTGGTTGGAGGAAAGCTTAGCGTGTGACGTGTCTCTAATGTTGAATTATTAAAGTCACCTAGATATCTagattcatgtttttttttcggTCAAGGTTAACATACAAACGTATGAAAACACTGTTCAAGAGTACTGCAAGTTCTTTTTTCTACTTTGCACGACATATGGTCCATATCTTATGTTGAACCCAACCATGCACGTGTagtgttttccttttttgaaCAGAACATGCATTGAATGGTAAGGCGTACAAATAATTTGGAGTCTCACGTTGAGCAGGCCACTCTGAAATCTAAGCAGGAGGTTAAGTAAAAGAAAGGTCCCTCTAACAATCGAGGGCATTAGGCCGCGACGAAAGAGCCTATGCCTTTCAAATTTCAATAGGCAGGTTCTGTGTTTGTGAATGAAAATTTATAAATTTTCTTCGAACATACTCAATACTCTATATTGAGTAACAACTATAGAAGTTGGGAAAAAAATGTTGTTTTTAACATAAACCACAATAATCGGCAGAatacataataaaaataaacttgATGAAAATATCTTATTTCTTTTGGGTGTTTTACCTTTTCACATTCATTTAGGGAATGAGTGGCTGTTTTCAATCTTACAACAAATAGCAAATTTAGGTTCCTTGACTCAATAGATTAGCAAATTTTAGGCTAAACAGAAAAAATAGATAGTAACCTAGTTGTTTATCTATTGTAATGTTTGGTATTTTCCTAAAATAGCCGAGACATTTCATACTTCATCGTGTGTTTCCACCTTGGAATTCCAAGCCCATTCTTCATTGCGTGCTGAAAACACTCTTTTCCGCTGAAATACAGATTTATAAAAATACCCGTCTCCTATTTCTAACCATACCCCTCCATTAATAAGCAATAGCTGACCTTGTCAAACCGTAAAACCACCAAGTATTTTCTCCGAGCCAAAATCAAAGCACCTCCAAACACGTATCACCCCATTCCCAGCACAAAACATTTTAATCGAAGGAACCGTCTGCAGTTTTCCAGCTTGTGTGTTGAAGGAATAGAAAACAAAACCACAAAAACTAAGAGCAACTAATTAAAAGGCCATCCTTCAACACAGGCTCAAAGATTTCTAGGAAGCTTGAAGGTGAGAAGGAAGGCAGAAGAAGAATAATAAGAGCTAAAATATGGCAATGGCTCTGCTTAGAATGTTGCTGTTGGCAGCAATCGTCTGCTGCTTCTTGATGGGATCAGCCACTGCAAATTATCCAATGGCGCACATTGTTGGAGGAAGCTTCGGATGGAGCGTACCTGAGAACAACAAAACCTTCTATGCTGATTGGAGTGCCCCTAGAACCTTTGGGGTTGGCGATAAACTTGGTAAGTGCTTCCTTCCTCTTTTCAATATTCATTCAATAATATTGTATGTGTTGGTTATCATATAACCTATAGTTGTTCTCATAATATGGATGTGAGACCTAATGTATGTGGCTTCAATGGATGTATGTTGTTAGACGAATGTTATAGTAGTCACGGTGATAAACTATTTTATGAAATGCCACGTGGGCATATAAATTTTCTAACATTTTATCGAACACTTGCAATCTCATTATATTTTGCAACTGCAGTTTTCCCATTCAGAACTGGCACCGGCAATGTGGTGACGGTGGACAAGGCGGACTACGAGGACTGCACTCAAAAAACTACGATCGCCTTTTACTACCTGGGACCAACAACTATCGTGCTCAGCAAACCAGGAGACTACTACTTCTATAGCGGTACTGGCAAGCACTGCGAGGCTGGCCAAAAGCTCCACGTCAAAGTTGAAGAAGGAAAGCAGGGATCTTCCGGATCTCAGTTTTCATTCAATATCAAACTCGGTGCTGCTGCCCCGAAGGCCTTGTCCCCGGCACCTTCTAATGCGGATGCTGCAGCTGCTCCTGCTCCAAAGGCCTCAGCCGCCGCCACCATTCAAAATGTTGGCATCGCTTCTGGCCTTTTCACCAtcctattttctttgttcatatAAATGTGTGAAGACTCTATGATGGCCTTGCAATTGTATCTTTACGAGTATGTTATATAAACTTAGAAAAAGAAAGTCTGAGCGTATTTACACTCTGATATGTAATTATATTGGCCTGGTGAATTTATAAGGCAATGTAATAATGCACTACTATTTATACATGGTTGCATACTGATAGTGAATTTGCATCTAAGAATTTGAGCTGGCCGGTTTGGAAAGTTTTGGATTACAGTTGAAGAATTTTATACTTAGTTGCCTTGGACAGGTTTTGGTTTCTTTGGAATTTGATCAAAGCAAGATAACCATCATAGGATCCGTTTCAAAGGTGAAAAACCACCAAATCCAACCCGGCCAATTCAGCAAACTAATTAATTAGCAGAAAACTTCTCAAATTTTGCGTTAGGGGGATTCTATATGTACCCAAC contains these protein-coding regions:
- the LOC112180666 gene encoding mavicyanin, translating into MAMALLRMLLLAAIVCCFLMGSATANYPMAHIVGGSFGWSVPENNKTFYADWSAPRTFGVGDKLVFPFRTGTGNVVTVDKADYEDCTQKTTIAFYYLGPTTIVLSKPGDYYFYSGTGKHCEAGQKLHVKVEEGKQGSSGSQFSFNIKLGAAAPKALSPAPSNADAAAAPAPKASAAATIQNVGIASGLFTILFSLFI